A stretch of the Nicotiana tabacum cultivar K326 chromosome 6, ASM71507v2, whole genome shotgun sequence genome encodes the following:
- the LOC107809598 gene encoding uncharacterized protein LOC107809598, with translation MSSFGITSLAIMAVYYRFSWQMEGGEVPLTEMFGTFALSVGAAVADGPMTPFTDPASATDDHAAAHPHIKRRRDEDDPDSVSGQQGMLLRPAAALKYTGCRTH, from the exons ATGTCTAGTTTTGGGATTACTTCCTTGGCTATTATGGCCGTCTATTACAGATTTTCGTGGCAAATGGAG GGCGGAGAAGTGCCTTTAACTGAAATGTTTGGTACATTTGCTCTCTCAGTTGGTGCTGCT gttgctgaTGGACCGATGACCCCTTTTACCGATCCTGCCAGCGCTACTGACGATCATGCTGCAGCGcatcctcacataaagaggcgacgtgatgaggatgatcctgatagcgtatcCGGGCAACAGGGGATGCtcctcaggccagcggctgcattgaagTACACAGGTTGTAGGAcccattga